In Musa acuminata AAA Group cultivar baxijiao chromosome BXJ2-10, Cavendish_Baxijiao_AAA, whole genome shotgun sequence, a genomic segment contains:
- the LOC104000979 gene encoding uncharacterized protein LOC104000979, producing the protein MSASPLAVSIKHPTSDEEDLAPMPIRRHRRRCLIYGGSCAAVLVILTVVIGAVALTVFKVKEPIMTMNSVTVQRLAIASGTPSSTAQPFAINMTVVADVSVKNPNAASVRFGASTTTLYYRAREMGVARGPPGTARAHRTFRLNVTVDVMADRIFGDANLFDDLAGGSIAVTTSTTVGGRVQVLGLFKHHVDVTMNCSITMAVANQSIVDQNCAHKVRP; encoded by the coding sequence ATGAGCGCGTCCCCGTTGGCCGTAAGCATCAAGCACCCAACCAGCGACGAGGAAGACCTCGCCCCCATGCCCATCCGCCGCCACCGCCGGCGGTGCCTAATCTACGGTGGCTCCTGCGCGGCTGTCCTCGTCATCCTCACCGTCGTCATCGGCGCCGTCGCCCTCACCGTATTTAAGGTCAAGGAGCCCATCATGACCATGAACAGCGTCACCGTCCAGCGGCTGGCCATCGCCTCCGGCACGCCCTCCTCCACCGCCCAGCCCTTCGCCATCAACATGACAGTCGTCGCGGACGTGTCGGTGAAGAACCCCAACGCCGCCAGCGTCCGCTTCGGCGCCAGCACCACGACCCTCTACTACCGCGCCCGCGAGATGGGCGTCGCCCGCGGGCCCCCCGGCACCGCTCGGGCGCACCGCACCTTCCGCCTGAACGTGACGGTGGACGTCATGGCCGACAGGATCTTCGGCGACGCCAACCTGTTCGACGACCTGGCGGGGGGGAGCATCGCGGTGACCACGTCGACCACGGTGGGCGGCCGGGTGCAGGTCCTCGGGCTGTTCAAGCATCACGTGGACGTGACGATGAACTGCAGCATCACCATGGCCGTGGCCAATCAGTCCATCGTGGATCAAAACTGCGCGCACAAGGTTCGGCCgtga
- the LOC104000815 gene encoding uncharacterized protein LOC104000815 isoform X1 — MATSRPSAPPPRLQRPAVAMPPAYMPRQTSAALAAAAQNQLTVLAANNVRLSAVAERLELYFRGGITLTPSDLFHLVFALARGIDYALSSNDIPGIAKRLPSLIKQVYQRRNDPSLQSAIMVLMISAKNACKNGWFSSPDENELLSMGNELCSSFCISMSDTSDTFVGNAKDIISKIIPRFYPQLKFSRLVISFEAKPGYDILMADFHISRNIPPDQKICLLVVQTDNLDTSSCIISPQHVSFLVNGKGIERRTNVSMDSGPQFPTDITKMLKYGTNIIQAIGYFSGSYIIAIAFIGRITTPAAPTLEDYVHPVIEKTVSDSDIIEGPSRITLNCPISFKRIKIPVKGHLCKHHQCFDYDNFMEMNFRKPSWRCPCCNTPTSGIDLRIDQNIVKVLQEVGEDIADIVIFADGSWKAFVEHNKSINQVHKVRSGQQETSNENGNTLTGVVDLTMEEDYASDIAKCSEEVTPSHGYAYRAENIICELEDRKPFRDIEGLPVSLDASGAPVTSTPIDILAAVYNTGDGILPWNLPSVASSTSGRTGGGNANALGTLESLVPNVVLNPIQTDAVSPALNRVLTGLELSQSTPTFQQASQGMPLAENLQLQPLHLAGSIITNEAGRPPIPRHVSRTPIAVQALPAQTQPPSSSRRVHIGSSNSNSMINSITSISHQAFSPTTMASGLSSISSQMQIEQHSRTSNMASVPSQLHSITPEPHQNSNSALQRVGVPVPSLVGISAPQGQLRVADPYRATVHSPSDYQNPQQLLYQRGHHSANLSSISWPSRNPSSQVLQASRSPVFPTAAGPSLSIRSSAERAAQAATAQTGAARIPVTTRVPSFPTVVDMDGTLPSSGSHGASELPYERNWQPTGRMRGSLTGSAYDAALSQYLVAPTQPAQSRPPPSSVDGSTDQLLVSPVNSLNVQAPIIQHVSTRRADSNDQSTGSYGL; from the exons ATGGCGACTTCGAGGCCATCTGCTCCTCCTCCGCGCCTCCAGCGGCCCGCGGTGGCGATGCCTCCCGCTTACATGCCGCGGCAGACGTCCGCCGCTCTCGCCGCGGCAGCCCAGAATCAGTTGACGGTGTTGGCGGCCAACAACGTCCGCCTCAGTGCCGTCGCGGAGCGCCTCGAGTTGTATTTCCGCGGCGGCATCACTTTGACCCCGTCGGACCTCTTCCATCTCGTCTTCGCCCTCGCTAG AGGTATTGATTACGCCCTCTCAAGCAACGATATTCCTGGAATTGCCAAACGTCTTCCTTCATTAATAAAACAG GTCTATCAACGTCGGAATGACCCTTCACTTCAGTCAGCCATTATGGTGCTAATGATTTCTGCTAAG AATGCTTGTAAGAATGGATGGTTTTCTTCTCCAGATGAAAATGAACTTCTCTCCATGGGAAATGAG CTATGTAGCAGCTTTTGTATCTCAATGAGTGATACAAGTGATACTTTTGTCGGCAATGCTAAAGATATAATTTCCAAGATTATACCCAG GTTTTATCCACAGTTGAAGTTCAGTCGTTTAGTTATTTCTTTCGAAGCAAAG CCTGGTTATGATATTTTAATGGCTGATTTTCACATATCGAGGAACATACCTCCAGATCAGAAGATT TGCCTCCTCGTTGTTCAGACAGATAATTTAGATACATCGTCATGTATTATAAGCCCCCAACATGTGAG CTTTTTGGTGAATGGAAAGGGCATTGAGAGAAGGACAAATGTTTCCATG GATTCAGGACCTCAGTTTCCGACAGATATTACTAAAATGCTAAAATATGGAACAAATATTATCCAGGCTATTGGATATTTCAGTG GTAGTTACATCATAGCCATTGCCTTCATCGGTAGAATAACTACTCCTGCTGCTCCAACACTGGAGGATTATGTTCATCCTGTGATTGAAAAAACTGTTTCAG ATTCCGACATAATTGAGGGGCCATCAAGGATAACACTCAATTGCCCTATAAG CTTCAAGCGTATTAAGATTCCTGTTAAAGGACATCTCTGCAAACATCATCAG TGTTTTGACTATGATAATTTCATGGAAATGAACTTTCGCAAGCCATCCTGGCGCTGTCCTTGTTGTAACACACCTACTAGTGGTATTGACCTACGGATTGATCAAAATATTGTCAAG GTACTGCAAGAGGTCGGGGAGGATATTGCTGATATTGTAATTTTTGCTGATGGATCATGGAAGGCGTTTGTTGAACACAATAAAAGTATAAATCAAGTTCATAAGGTGAGGTCTGGGCAGCAAGAAACTAGCAATGAGAATGGGAATACATTAACTGGTGTTGTAGATTTGACTATGGAAGAAGATTATGCATCCGATATAGCGAAGTGTTCAGAAGAAGTTACACCTTCACATGGATATGCATACAGAGCTGAAAACATTATCTGCGAGTTAGAAGACAGGAAACCATTCAGGGATATTGAAGGTCTTCCGGTCTCACTGGATGCTTCTGGGGCTCCAGTCACCAGTACTCCTATTGACATTCTAGCAGCTGTTTACAATACAGGAGATGGTATTTTGCCCTGGAATTTGCCTTCAGTTGCTAGCTCCACATCAGGCAGAACAGGTGGTGGCAATGCTAATGCATTGGGAACCTTGGAATCACTTGTCCCTAATGTTGTGCTGAATCCTATTCAAACTGATGCTGTTTCTCCAGCACTTAATAGGGTTTTAACAGGTCTTGAACTTTCACAGTCTACACCAACTTTTCAGCAAGCATCACAAGGGATGCCGCTTGCCGAAAATTTGCAATTACAGCCATTGCATTTGGCAGGTTCAATTATTACCAATGAAGCAGGGAGACCTCCTATACCTAGACATGTTAGTAGGACCCCAATAGCAGTACAAGCACTTCCTGCACAAACACAACCACCCAGTTCATCTCGAAGAGTGCATATAGGTTCATCAAATTCCAATTCTATGATCAACAGTATTACTTCTATATCTCACCAAGCATTTTCTCCAACAACTATGGCCAGTGGACTTAGTTCAATTAGCAGTCAGATGCAAATCGAGCAACACTCCAGAACTTCCAACATGGCTTCGGTACCATCACAGTTGCATTCCATAACTCCG GAACCCCACCAAAATAGTAACTCAGCATTGCAGCGGGTTGGTGTTCCAGTACCTAGCCTGGTTGGCATTTCAGCTCCACAAGGCCAGTTAAGAGTGGCAGATCCTTACAGAGCAACAGTCCACTCTCCCTCAGACTACCAAAATCCCCAACAGCTACTATATCAAAGGGGACATCATTCTGCAAATCTGTCAAGTATTTCGTGGCCTTCTCGTAATCCTTCGAGTCAGGTGCTGCAAGCATCACGGAGTCCTGTGTTTCCAACAGCTGCGGGACCTAGTCTTAGCATACGATCATCTGCCGAACGTGCAGCACAGGCGGCCACAGCACAAACAGGAGCAGCAAGAATTCCTGTCACGACCAGAGTGCCGTCTTTTCCCACAGTCGTCGACATGGATGGGACACTGCCTTCATCAGGATCTCATGGGGCGTCTGAACTTCCATATGAGCGCAATTGGCAGCCAACGGGGCGCATGAGAGGTAGTCTAACTGGCAGTGCCTACGACGCTGCCCTTAGTCAGTACTTGGTTGCTCCTACACAACCAGCACAATCACGACCGCCACCTTCCTCAGTTGATGGTTCTACTGACCAGCTTCTGGTGTCACCTGTTAACTCTCTCAATGTTCAAGCACCTATAATACAGCACGTCAGTACAAGACGTGCTGATTCAAATGATCAATCGACAGGTTCATATGGCCTATGA
- the LOC104000815 gene encoding uncharacterized protein LOC104000815 isoform X2, which produces MSDTSDTFVGNAKDIISKIIPRFYPQLKFSRLVISFEAKPGYDILMADFHISRNIPPDQKICLLVVQTDNLDTSSCIISPQHVSFLVNGKGIERRTNVSMDSGPQFPTDITKMLKYGTNIIQAIGYFSGSYIIAIAFIGRITTPAAPTLEDYVHPVIEKTVSDSDIIEGPSRITLNCPISFKRIKIPVKGHLCKHHQCFDYDNFMEMNFRKPSWRCPCCNTPTSGIDLRIDQNIVKVLQEVGEDIADIVIFADGSWKAFVEHNKSINQVHKVRSGQQETSNENGNTLTGVVDLTMEEDYASDIAKCSEEVTPSHGYAYRAENIICELEDRKPFRDIEGLPVSLDASGAPVTSTPIDILAAVYNTGDGILPWNLPSVASSTSGRTGGGNANALGTLESLVPNVVLNPIQTDAVSPALNRVLTGLELSQSTPTFQQASQGMPLAENLQLQPLHLAGSIITNEAGRPPIPRHVSRTPIAVQALPAQTQPPSSSRRVHIGSSNSNSMINSITSISHQAFSPTTMASGLSSISSQMQIEQHSRTSNMASVPSQLHSITPEPHQNSNSALQRVGVPVPSLVGISAPQGQLRVADPYRATVHSPSDYQNPQQLLYQRGHHSANLSSISWPSRNPSSQVLQASRSPVFPTAAGPSLSIRSSAERAAQAATAQTGAARIPVTTRVPSFPTVVDMDGTLPSSGSHGASELPYERNWQPTGRMRGSLTGSAYDAALSQYLVAPTQPAQSRPPPSSVDGSTDQLLVSPVNSLNVQAPIIQHVSTRRADSNDQSTGSYGL; this is translated from the exons ATGAGTGATACAAGTGATACTTTTGTCGGCAATGCTAAAGATATAATTTCCAAGATTATACCCAG GTTTTATCCACAGTTGAAGTTCAGTCGTTTAGTTATTTCTTTCGAAGCAAAG CCTGGTTATGATATTTTAATGGCTGATTTTCACATATCGAGGAACATACCTCCAGATCAGAAGATT TGCCTCCTCGTTGTTCAGACAGATAATTTAGATACATCGTCATGTATTATAAGCCCCCAACATGTGAG CTTTTTGGTGAATGGAAAGGGCATTGAGAGAAGGACAAATGTTTCCATG GATTCAGGACCTCAGTTTCCGACAGATATTACTAAAATGCTAAAATATGGAACAAATATTATCCAGGCTATTGGATATTTCAGTG GTAGTTACATCATAGCCATTGCCTTCATCGGTAGAATAACTACTCCTGCTGCTCCAACACTGGAGGATTATGTTCATCCTGTGATTGAAAAAACTGTTTCAG ATTCCGACATAATTGAGGGGCCATCAAGGATAACACTCAATTGCCCTATAAG CTTCAAGCGTATTAAGATTCCTGTTAAAGGACATCTCTGCAAACATCATCAG TGTTTTGACTATGATAATTTCATGGAAATGAACTTTCGCAAGCCATCCTGGCGCTGTCCTTGTTGTAACACACCTACTAGTGGTATTGACCTACGGATTGATCAAAATATTGTCAAG GTACTGCAAGAGGTCGGGGAGGATATTGCTGATATTGTAATTTTTGCTGATGGATCATGGAAGGCGTTTGTTGAACACAATAAAAGTATAAATCAAGTTCATAAGGTGAGGTCTGGGCAGCAAGAAACTAGCAATGAGAATGGGAATACATTAACTGGTGTTGTAGATTTGACTATGGAAGAAGATTATGCATCCGATATAGCGAAGTGTTCAGAAGAAGTTACACCTTCACATGGATATGCATACAGAGCTGAAAACATTATCTGCGAGTTAGAAGACAGGAAACCATTCAGGGATATTGAAGGTCTTCCGGTCTCACTGGATGCTTCTGGGGCTCCAGTCACCAGTACTCCTATTGACATTCTAGCAGCTGTTTACAATACAGGAGATGGTATTTTGCCCTGGAATTTGCCTTCAGTTGCTAGCTCCACATCAGGCAGAACAGGTGGTGGCAATGCTAATGCATTGGGAACCTTGGAATCACTTGTCCCTAATGTTGTGCTGAATCCTATTCAAACTGATGCTGTTTCTCCAGCACTTAATAGGGTTTTAACAGGTCTTGAACTTTCACAGTCTACACCAACTTTTCAGCAAGCATCACAAGGGATGCCGCTTGCCGAAAATTTGCAATTACAGCCATTGCATTTGGCAGGTTCAATTATTACCAATGAAGCAGGGAGACCTCCTATACCTAGACATGTTAGTAGGACCCCAATAGCAGTACAAGCACTTCCTGCACAAACACAACCACCCAGTTCATCTCGAAGAGTGCATATAGGTTCATCAAATTCCAATTCTATGATCAACAGTATTACTTCTATATCTCACCAAGCATTTTCTCCAACAACTATGGCCAGTGGACTTAGTTCAATTAGCAGTCAGATGCAAATCGAGCAACACTCCAGAACTTCCAACATGGCTTCGGTACCATCACAGTTGCATTCCATAACTCCG GAACCCCACCAAAATAGTAACTCAGCATTGCAGCGGGTTGGTGTTCCAGTACCTAGCCTGGTTGGCATTTCAGCTCCACAAGGCCAGTTAAGAGTGGCAGATCCTTACAGAGCAACAGTCCACTCTCCCTCAGACTACCAAAATCCCCAACAGCTACTATATCAAAGGGGACATCATTCTGCAAATCTGTCAAGTATTTCGTGGCCTTCTCGTAATCCTTCGAGTCAGGTGCTGCAAGCATCACGGAGTCCTGTGTTTCCAACAGCTGCGGGACCTAGTCTTAGCATACGATCATCTGCCGAACGTGCAGCACAGGCGGCCACAGCACAAACAGGAGCAGCAAGAATTCCTGTCACGACCAGAGTGCCGTCTTTTCCCACAGTCGTCGACATGGATGGGACACTGCCTTCATCAGGATCTCATGGGGCGTCTGAACTTCCATATGAGCGCAATTGGCAGCCAACGGGGCGCATGAGAGGTAGTCTAACTGGCAGTGCCTACGACGCTGCCCTTAGTCAGTACTTGGTTGCTCCTACACAACCAGCACAATCACGACCGCCACCTTCCTCAGTTGATGGTTCTACTGACCAGCTTCTGGTGTCACCTGTTAACTCTCTCAATGTTCAAGCACCTATAATACAGCACGTCAGTACAAGACGTGCTGATTCAAATGATCAATCGACAGGTTCATATGGCCTATGA
- the LOC104000814 gene encoding 3-methyl-2-oxobutanoate hydroxymethyltransferase 1, mitochondrial: MLRLLARRLMSNVPESTVYGGPKPQSPGRRVTLTHLRQKHRRGEPITVVTAYDYPSAAHVDSSGVDVLLVGDSAAMVIHGHDTTLPISLDDMLAHCRAVARGASRPLLVGDLPFGSYESSASEAVNSAVRMLKEGGMDAIKLEGGAPSRISAAKAIVEAGIAVMGHVGLTPQAISVLGGFRPQGKTVASAVKVVETALALQEAGCFSIVLECVPAPVAAAATAALQIPTIGIGAGPFCSGQVLVYHDLLGMFQHPHHAKVTPKFCKQYAHVGDVISKALSQYREEVENRSFPSAVYTPYKISEADVDGFSNELQKMGLNEAASAAAAAGKNEETAG, encoded by the exons ATGCTGCGGCTACTGGCGAGGCGACTGATGAGCAACGTACCGGAGAGCACGGTGTACGGCGGGCCGAAGCCCCAATCCCCGGGTCGCCGGGTCACGCTCACCCATCTCCGCCAGAAGCACCGCCGCGGCGAGCCCATCACCGTCGTCACCGCCTACGACTACCCCTCCGCCGCCCACGTCGACTCGTCTGGCGTCGACGTGCTCCTCGTCGGCGACTCCGCCGCCATGGTCATCCACGGCCATGACACCACCCTCCCCATCTCCCTCGACGACATGCTCGCCCACTGCCGCGCAGTCGCCCGCGGCGCCTCCCGCCCCCTCCTCGTCGGCGACCTCCCTTTCGGCTCCTACGAGTCCTCCGCCTCCGAG GCGGTCAACTCGGCTGTGAGGATGTTGAAGGAAGGGGGAATGGATGCGATCAAGCTGGAAGGCGGCGCACCGTCGAGGATCTCTGCAGCGAAGGCGATTGTCGAGGCGGGCATCGCGGTCATGGGGCATGTTGGATTGACTCCGCAGGCTATTAGTGTGCTTGGGGGGTTCCGGCCGCAGGGGAAGACAGTTGCTAGTGCTGTCAAG GTCGTGGAGACGGCACTTGCTTTGCAGGAGGCGGGTTGCTTCTCAATTGTTTTGGAGTGTGTGCCTGCACCAGTTGCTGCAGCAGCGACTGCTGCACTGCAGATACCCACCATTGGCATTGGTGCTGGACCTTTCTGTAGCGGCCAG GTGCTGGTTTACCATGATTTGTTGGGTATGTTTCAGCATCCTCATCATGCTAAG gtTACTCCGAAGTTCTGTAAACAATATGCACATGTGGGAGATGTCATCAGCAAAGCTCTTTCACAGTACAGAGAAGAAGTAGAAAATCGTTCATTTCCAAGTGCAGTTTATACACCATATAAAATAAGTGAAGCTGATGTTGATGGTTTTTCAAATGAGCTGCAAAAGATGGGCTTGAATGAGGCAGCttcagcagctgctgctgctggtaaAAATGAGGAAACAGCTGGATAG